One window of Sulfurospirillum sp. 1612 genomic DNA carries:
- a CDS encoding tripartite tricarboxylate transporter substrate binding protein — MKKLVSLVLLVASIFAIDTLAAYPSKTIKLIVPSKAGGSTDTTARLFVETAKKYWKDADFIVVDKPGSGGLMGFEAEARARADGYTIGLMFTPQLVAHIVAKRASYTLDSFKIIGNVAEDPEIIVVSAKSKIKNIADLIKAAKSKRFTVAVNGIGSDDFLAAKNFESIEGVTFNLMPTKGSTEQKAAILGNHVDAAFMNLSQMLSQHKAGKARIIAILSKKRSSVAPDIKTGLEQNYSGLMTATRGIVIGAKVKKSIADKITDLYTKVVNDPSFQEKCAKSYIFLNLMNGAEYKAYLESLQKTTQKVYDATPW, encoded by the coding sequence ATGAAAAAACTTGTTTCATTAGTTTTGTTGGTTGCGTCAATTTTTGCCATTGACACTCTGGCTGCTTATCCTTCTAAAACTATCAAATTGATAGTGCCTTCAAAAGCAGGAGGTTCGACAGATACAACAGCGAGATTGTTCGTAGAAACTGCTAAAAAATACTGGAAAGATGCAGATTTTATAGTAGTCGATAAACCAGGGTCTGGTGGATTGATGGGTTTTGAAGCAGAAGCGCGAGCACGAGCTGATGGCTACACCATAGGTTTGATGTTTACCCCGCAATTAGTCGCGCATATTGTTGCAAAGCGTGCATCTTATACTTTGGATTCTTTCAAGATTATCGGAAATGTTGCAGAAGATCCGGAAATCATTGTTGTGAGTGCAAAAAGTAAGATCAAAAATATAGCAGACCTAATCAAAGCAGCAAAATCAAAACGTTTTACTGTTGCGGTTAATGGTATCGGAAGTGATGATTTCTTGGCAGCTAAAAACTTTGAAAGTATTGAAGGGGTTACCTTTAATTTGATGCCAACTAAAGGTTCTACGGAGCAAAAAGCAGCGATTTTAGGAAATCATGTTGATGCGGCATTTATGAATCTATCGCAAATGCTTTCACAACATAAAGCGGGTAAGGCGCGTATTATTGCTATCCTTTCCAAAAAAAGATCCTCTGTGGCTCCGGATATCAAAACAGGCTTAGAGCAAAATTACAGTGGCTTGATGACAGCAACGAGAGGTATTGTTATTGGAGCCAAAGTCAAAAAATCTATCGCAGACAAAATCACAGACCTTTATACCAAAGTCGTCAATGACCCAAGTTTCCAAGAAAAATGTGCGAAGAGCTATATTTTCTTAAACTTGATGAATGGTGCAGAATATAAAGCTTATTTAGAATCGTTGCAAAAAACGACTCAAAAAGTTTATGATGCGACCCCTTGGTAA
- a CDS encoding YggS family pyridoxal phosphate-dependent enzyme, whose amino-acid sequence MTKEFLEQRYDDVLTKIEDVRVRVNQHQIIKIIAVSKSVDADAIAKMYTIGQRAFGENRVQDLKEKAKTLESLPIEWHFIGRLQTNKINALIDLNPTLMHSCSSLDMAVEINKRLEAKKKTMNVLLQINSAYEAQKAGVMPEEAIAIYDQIIATCPHINLKGVMSIGAHSDDQKQIKKSFETTYNIFESLQGKGAKYCSMGMSNDYELAVECGANILRIGSRLFKQ is encoded by the coding sequence ATGACTAAAGAATTTTTAGAACAACGCTATGATGATGTATTAACAAAGATTGAAGACGTCAGAGTGCGTGTCAATCAACATCAAATCATCAAAATTATTGCCGTGAGCAAAAGTGTCGATGCCGATGCCATTGCGAAGATGTACACCATCGGACAAAGAGCGTTTGGTGAGAATCGTGTGCAAGACCTCAAAGAGAAAGCAAAAACCTTAGAATCACTACCCATAGAGTGGCATTTTATCGGTCGATTACAAACCAATAAAATCAATGCGCTCATTGATCTCAATCCGACGTTAATGCACTCTTGTAGTTCTCTTGACATGGCGGTGGAGATTAACAAAAGATTGGAAGCTAAAAAGAAGACGATGAATGTCTTGCTGCAAATCAACAGTGCCTATGAAGCTCAAAAAGCAGGCGTCATGCCAGAAGAAGCTATCGCAATCTACGATCAGATTATCGCAACATGCCCACATATCAATCTTAAAGGAGTGATGAGTATCGGAGCGCATAGTGATGATCAAAAACAAATCAAAAAGAGCTTTGAGACGACATACAATATCTTTGAATCACTTCAAGGAAAAGGGGCTAAATATTGTTCTATGGGCATGAGTAATGATTATGAACTCGCCGTAGAATGCGGTGCTAATATACTCAGAATCGGCAGTCGCCTTTTTAAACAATAA
- a CDS encoding enoyl-ACP reductase: MKGKTLVISGGTRGIGKAIVKEFAANDVNVAFTYNSNQELAMQQAKELEAEFGIKARAYALNILEPETYKELFKQIDQDFDRIDFFISNAIISGRAVVGGYTKFMKLKPRGINNIFTATVNAFVVGAQEAAKRMEKIGGGSIISLSSTGNLVHIDNYAGHGTAKAAVETMVKYGAAELGEKGIRVNAISGGPIETDALRAFTNYEEVKQKTAELSPLNRMGKPEDMAGAALFLCSSKASWITGHTLLIDGGTTFQ; encoded by the coding sequence ATGAAGGGAAAAACTCTTGTAATCAGTGGAGGAACCAGAGGGATTGGTAAAGCAATCGTCAAAGAATTTGCAGCAAATGATGTCAACGTCGCCTTTACCTATAATTCAAATCAAGAATTAGCAATGCAACAAGCAAAAGAGTTAGAAGCAGAATTTGGTATTAAGGCTAGAGCTTATGCGCTCAATATTTTGGAGCCTGAAACGTATAAAGAATTGTTTAAGCAAATTGATCAAGATTTTGATCGCATTGATTTTTTTATCTCCAATGCTATCATCTCTGGTCGTGCGGTCGTAGGTGGATATACTAAGTTCATGAAACTAAAACCTCGCGGCATCAACAATATATTTACAGCAACTGTCAATGCATTTGTTGTAGGTGCACAAGAAGCAGCAAAACGAATGGAAAAAATCGGAGGCGGTAGTATCATCTCTCTCTCCTCTACGGGCAATCTTGTTCATATCGATAATTATGCAGGACATGGCACAGCAAAAGCTGCGGTTGAGACGATGGTCAAATATGGCGCTGCAGAACTTGGAGAAAAAGGAATCCGTGTCAATGCAATCAGTGGCGGACCTATTGAAACTGATGCACTGAGAGCCTTTACCAATTATGAAGAAGTCAAACAAAAAACAGCAGAACTCTCACCGCTCAATCGCATGGGTAAACCTGAAGATATGGCAGGAGCTGCACTATTTTTATGTTCTAGCAAGGCCTCTTGGATTACGGGGCATACTCTACTCATAGATGGTGGAACGACATTTCAATGA
- a CDS encoding tripartite tricarboxylate transporter TctB family protein yields the protein MSKKYLDIGLSIFFIVLAVLLYRSTASFPKSTIFTTAVYIKFLAISLGLAGVVYFFNAIISDKYIKIVFTHNPKKFFLLILSLVVYVWVMHYLGFIVSTLIFLPVTMRFMGYNAFIKSLFISIGIALFVYFLFERIFEIQLPEMMIFMQN from the coding sequence ATGAGTAAAAAATATCTTGATATCGGGTTAAGTATATTTTTTATCGTTCTTGCAGTACTGCTTTATCGCAGTACTGCATCCTTCCCAAAATCTACGATTTTTACGACGGCAGTTTACATCAAATTCCTTGCTATCTCCTTGGGATTGGCTGGTGTTGTATATTTTTTTAATGCCATAATCTCAGATAAATATATTAAAATTGTTTTTACACATAATCCTAAAAAGTTTTTTTTATTAATCCTCTCACTTGTTGTCTATGTGTGGGTGATGCACTATTTAGGATTTATAGTATCAACTTTGATATTTTTACCAGTGACGATGAGATTCATGGGTTATAATGCTTTTATAAAATCGTTGTTCATCTCTATTGGAATTGCTCTTTTTGTCTATTTTCTATTTGAAAGAATCTTTGAAATCCAACTTCCTGAGATGATGATTTTCATGCAAAACTAA
- a CDS encoding tripartite tricarboxylate transporter permease: MMLEALQAVMSVDVILAVTIGSISGILIGGMPGLTATMAVALLIPITFSFSPLIGLALMGGVYCGAMYGGSISAILLSTPGTPAAAATALEGYPLTKQGKGGLALKVSVIASFIGGTFSVVVLLLVSPLLSEFALKFGPPEYFLLALMGLTGVISVSSGGLTKGIISGLIGLIIALIGTDAMSGTLRYTFHIVDLYEGVSFMPALIGMFSIAQMLSLVGEKRIANEDIDLSTIKRDKMPKGMAPFITLGTAVGTIVGIIPGEGATIAAFVSYNMAKQKSKFKNLFGKGNPEGIAAAESGNNACVGGSLVPLLTLGIPGNTVSAALMGGLMIQGLIPGPELFTKYGQITYGFILSLFIANIVFLIVGLFFAPYFAKISLIPASVLISAISIFAIIGSYAINNNMFDVWLMLLFAFGGFFLNKLGFSLSAIILGMILGPIAESGFAQALTISGGTYGIFFASIPAKILWVIIIVLLLQPMWGYYRSKKIRNIAS, from the coding sequence ATGATGTTAGAAGCTTTACAAGCTGTGATGAGTGTGGATGTGATACTAGCTGTGACTATTGGCTCGATCTCCGGCATTCTGATTGGAGGAATGCCCGGTCTTACTGCGACAATGGCAGTGGCACTTTTGATTCCGATTACATTCTCATTTTCTCCTTTAATAGGGTTGGCGTTGATGGGTGGTGTCTATTGTGGCGCGATGTATGGTGGATCGATTTCGGCGATTTTACTCTCTACCCCAGGGACTCCTGCTGCTGCAGCCACAGCATTAGAGGGGTATCCTCTTACCAAGCAAGGCAAAGGTGGTTTAGCCCTCAAAGTTTCAGTAATCGCTAGTTTCATCGGAGGGACATTCTCTGTTGTTGTACTACTTTTAGTGTCTCCACTTTTATCAGAATTCGCGCTAAAGTTTGGGCCTCCTGAGTATTTTTTATTGGCATTGATGGGATTAACAGGGGTCATATCAGTCTCAAGTGGTGGCTTGACTAAAGGAATTATTTCAGGATTGATAGGACTTATTATTGCTTTGATTGGAACCGATGCGATGAGTGGAACTTTGCGCTATACGTTTCATATCGTCGATTTGTATGAGGGAGTTTCCTTTATGCCCGCACTCATCGGGATGTTCTCCATCGCACAAATGCTCTCACTTGTCGGAGAGAAGCGCATCGCCAATGAAGATATTGACCTCTCCACGATTAAACGAGACAAAATGCCCAAAGGAATGGCCCCTTTTATCACACTCGGAACAGCTGTGGGTACTATTGTGGGGATTATCCCCGGTGAAGGTGCTACGATAGCCGCATTTGTCTCTTATAATATGGCCAAGCAAAAATCAAAATTTAAAAATCTCTTTGGCAAAGGAAACCCCGAAGGGATTGCGGCGGCTGAGAGTGGTAATAATGCTTGCGTCGGTGGTTCTCTTGTCCCACTTTTGACGTTAGGAATTCCTGGCAATACGGTCTCAGCAGCCTTGATGGGAGGTCTCATGATACAAGGGTTAATTCCCGGTCCTGAACTCTTTACAAAATATGGGCAGATTACTTATGGATTTATTTTATCGCTTTTTATCGCGAATATTGTTTTTTTGATAGTGGGACTCTTTTTTGCACCTTATTTTGCGAAAATCTCACTAATTCCTGCTTCGGTTTTGATTTCGGCCATTAGTATCTTTGCTATTATTGGTTCGTATGCGATAAATAACAATATGTTTGATGTTTGGTTGATGCTATTGTTTGCTTTTGGAGGTTTTTTCCTCAATAAATTAGGCTTTTCCTTGAGTGCCATTATTTTAGGGATGATTTTGGGGCCTATTGCAGAATCAGGCTTTGCACAAGCATTGACGATATCAGGTGGCACCTATGGTATCTTTTTTGCCTCTATCCCTGCGAAGATTTTGTGGGTGATTATTATTGTTCTATTGTTGCAGCCAATGTGGGGATATTATCGCAGTAAAAAAATCAGAAATATTGCATCTTAG
- a CDS encoding NAD(P)/FAD-dependent oxidoreductase: MDSFDLIVVGSGAAGLISAIKAARDGKRVLLLEKLSKIAAKLKATGGGRCNLSNTLSNENFMERFGREGRFMRDALERFDYKDLRAFFLEIGVETHAPDGHRIFPISHQSVTIIAALKKELEKRGVTLLCSCEVQRISHEEDALFMVSSSQGDFWSKNIIIATGGLGYPVLGAQGDGYRFAASFGHKITDLSPAMMPLKVEETWVGDCRADTIAKVEMRVDLPKSKKLRAKGDLIFTKNGIRGPVVLDFARFVTPLLKTHERVPIVMNLTKGMHEEEIINYLKNEAKKDSKKTILEHLHTVLPLSVAKALCWQAKVDTSLRYSAIEGFKKNRLIKLLAWTPLHITGHDGFEKAMITRGGVSLKEIDPKTMQSKRVKGLYFCGEVMDLDGPCGGFNLQWSFSSGYLAGSLSQ, translated from the coding sequence ATGGATAGCTTTGATCTTATTGTGGTAGGCTCAGGAGCTGCTGGGCTTATCAGTGCTATCAAAGCTGCGCGAGATGGTAAACGGGTACTGTTGCTTGAAAAACTCTCCAAAATTGCAGCTAAACTTAAAGCAACTGGCGGAGGGAGATGTAACCTGAGCAATACACTCTCGAATGAGAATTTTATGGAACGTTTTGGAAGAGAAGGGCGTTTTATGAGAGATGCACTTGAGCGTTTTGATTACAAAGATTTGAGAGCCTTTTTTTTGGAGATTGGCGTTGAAACACATGCGCCTGATGGTCATCGGATATTTCCTATCTCTCACCAATCTGTCACGATTATTGCCGCATTAAAAAAGGAGCTAGAAAAAAGAGGTGTGACGCTCCTGTGTTCTTGCGAAGTGCAACGTATCTCTCATGAAGAAGATGCTTTGTTTATGGTCTCCTCATCGCAGGGTGATTTTTGGTCTAAAAATATCATTATTGCCACAGGAGGGTTAGGATATCCCGTACTTGGAGCACAGGGAGATGGATACCGATTTGCTGCATCTTTTGGGCATAAAATCACCGACTTGAGTCCGGCGATGATGCCCCTAAAAGTCGAAGAGACATGGGTGGGAGATTGTCGTGCGGATACGATTGCCAAGGTGGAGATGCGAGTGGATTTGCCAAAATCCAAAAAACTTCGTGCCAAAGGAGATCTTATTTTCACTAAAAATGGTATCCGTGGACCTGTAGTTTTAGATTTTGCACGATTTGTGACGCCTTTGCTCAAAACTCACGAACGTGTTCCTATCGTGATGAATTTGACTAAAGGAATGCATGAAGAAGAGATCATCAACTATCTTAAAAATGAGGCAAAAAAAGATTCCAAAAAGACGATTTTAGAACATCTTCATACGGTGTTGCCTCTTTCTGTCGCAAAAGCACTGTGTTGGCAAGCTAAAGTTGATACATCCCTGCGATATTCCGCGATTGAAGGATTCAAAAAAAATCGATTGATTAAGCTTTTGGCTTGGACGCCACTGCATATAACCGGTCATGATGGATTTGAAAAAGCGATGATTACCCGTGGTGGGGTGAGTTTGAAAGAAATCGATCCCAAAACGATGCAAAGCAAACGTGTCAAAGGTTTGTACTTTTGTGGCGAAGTGATGGATTTAGATGGGCCTTGTGGAGGTTTCAATCTTCAATGGTCTTTTTCAAGTGGTTATTTAGCTGGATCATTATCACAATAA
- a CDS encoding 2-oxoacid:acceptor oxidoreductase family protein: MRRQLRFVGVGGQGVILAGEILAEAKIDDGGYGVKASTYTSQVRGGPTKVDILLDDHEILFPYANEGEIEFMIATAQVSYNNFKNGVKDGGVIVVEPNLVTPSEEDRKRWTIYDIPIITIAKEEVGNVITQSVVALSITVEMTKVLDHELVKKIMLEKVPAKVHEANLKAYELGIKYAKQALA; encoded by the coding sequence ATGAGAAGACAATTAAGATTTGTAGGAGTCGGCGGTCAAGGTGTTATACTTGCAGGTGAAATTTTAGCTGAAGCAAAAATCGATGATGGTGGTTATGGTGTCAAAGCCTCAACCTATACATCACAAGTAAGAGGGGGACCGACTAAGGTTGATATTTTACTTGATGATCATGAGATTTTATTTCCTTATGCCAATGAGGGCGAGATTGAGTTCATGATTGCAACGGCTCAAGTCAGTTATAATAACTTCAAAAATGGTGTCAAAGATGGTGGTGTTATTGTTGTTGAGCCAAATCTTGTTACTCCAAGTGAAGAAGATAGAAAAAGATGGACGATTTATGATATTCCAATCATTACCATCGCAAAAGAAGAAGTTGGGAATGTTATTACACAATCAGTCGTGGCACTCTCTATTACCGTTGAGATGACAAAAGTATTAGATCATGAACTGGTTAAAAAGATTATGCTTGAAAAAGTACCTGCAAAAGTACACGAAGCTAACCTCAAAGCTTATGAATTAGGTATCAAATACGCCAAACAAGCATTGGCTTAA
- a CDS encoding 2-oxoglutarate synthase subunit alpha: protein MAREVISSGNALVAKAAAECGCKFFGGYPITPSSEIAHEMSVSLPKVGGHFIQMEDEIGGICAALGSSMSGVKSMTATSGPGISLKSEQIGYSFITEVPLVIVNVMRGGPSTGLPTRVSQSDVGQAKYPTHGDFASITLCPGSLEECYTDTIRAFNLAEQYMTPVFLLLDETLGHMLGKAILPDLEEVQKTIVNRKEFTGDPKEYLPYDAKPNEPAVLNPFFKGYHYHITGLHHGPTGFPTEDGTMCEYNIERLTGKVNNAKDLVSYEEFMLDDADVCIIAYGSISRGAKEAVSKLRKDGIKAGLFRPVTLWPSPVEKFKELGKKFDKIMVTELNMGQYLEEIQRVMKRDDFTVLLKANGRPIAPVEMVTKVKEMM from the coding sequence ATGGCAAGAGAAGTAATCTCAAGTGGTAATGCACTTGTAGCGAAAGCAGCAGCAGAATGTGGATGTAAGTTCTTTGGAGGATATCCTATTACACCATCAAGTGAAATTGCTCATGAAATGAGTGTTTCACTACCAAAGGTAGGTGGACATTTTATACAAATGGAAGATGAAATTGGTGGTATTTGTGCCGCTCTTGGATCTTCAATGAGTGGTGTCAAATCCATGACGGCGACCAGTGGTCCTGGTATCTCATTGAAATCAGAACAAATCGGATACTCTTTTATCACTGAAGTTCCTTTGGTTATCGTCAATGTCATGAGAGGCGGACCAAGTACGGGACTTCCAACACGGGTGTCTCAATCTGATGTTGGACAAGCAAAATATCCAACACATGGTGATTTTGCTTCGATTACATTATGCCCTGGTAGTTTGGAAGAGTGTTATACCGATACCATTCGTGCCTTTAACTTGGCAGAACAGTATATGACGCCGGTATTCTTACTTTTGGATGAAACACTCGGCCATATGCTAGGTAAAGCAATCTTACCAGATCTTGAAGAAGTCCAAAAAACAATCGTGAATAGAAAAGAATTTACAGGTGACCCAAAAGAGTACCTACCTTATGATGCAAAACCAAATGAGCCTGCTGTACTTAATCCGTTCTTCAAGGGATATCATTATCACATCACCGGACTGCATCACGGACCAACAGGTTTCCCAACTGAAGATGGTACGATGTGCGAATACAATATTGAAAGATTGACCGGTAAAGTCAACAATGCTAAAGATCTTGTATCTTATGAAGAGTTTATGCTTGATGATGCAGATGTTTGTATTATTGCTTATGGAAGTATCAGTAGAGGGGCTAAAGAAGCGGTATCAAAACTAAGAAAAGATGGTATTAAAGCAGGGTTATTTAGACCCGTCACATTGTGGCCAAGCCCAGTAGAAAAATTTAAAGAACTCGGAAAGAAATTCGACAAAATTATGGTAACAGAACTCAATATGGGACAATATCTAGAAGAGATTCAACGGGTTATGAAGCGCGATGATTTCACCGTGCTTTTAAAAGCAAACGGTCGTCCAATTGCACCTGTCGAAATGGTTACTAAAGTAAAGGAGATGATGTAA
- a CDS encoding 2-oxoglutarate ferredoxin oxidoreductase subunit beta: protein MAFNYDKYLRVEKMPTLWCWGCGDGVILKSVIRAIDKMGWSMDDVCIVSGIGCSGRFSSYIDCNTVHTTHGRAIAYATGIKLANPDKHVIVVTGDGDGLAIGGNHTIHGCRRNIDLNHIVINNFIYGLTNSQTSPTTPKGMWTVTAQFGNVDPTFDACKLAEGAGATFIGRESVLDPKKIEKVLVEGFSHKGYSFFDIFSNCHINLGRKNKMGEAVLNLNWIDSMTVSKKKFDAMSEEEKVGKFPMGVLKKDDDALEYCEAYAKVIEAAQNKTKVQL from the coding sequence ATGGCTTTTAATTACGATAAATATCTTAGAGTAGAAAAGATGCCAACACTGTGGTGTTGGGGATGTGGTGATGGTGTTATCTTGAAATCTGTAATTCGTGCCATTGACAAGATGGGATGGAGTATGGATGATGTTTGTATCGTCTCAGGTATCGGTTGTAGTGGTCGATTTAGTTCTTATATTGATTGTAACACGGTACATACCACTCATGGTAGAGCTATCGCGTATGCCACGGGTATCAAACTTGCAAATCCGGACAAACACGTCATCGTAGTTACCGGTGATGGTGATGGCTTGGCAATTGGTGGAAATCATACCATCCACGGGTGTAGAAGAAATATTGATTTGAATCATATTGTTATTAATAACTTTATTTATGGTCTAACCAATTCACAAACCAGTCCGACAACACCAAAAGGTATGTGGACCGTCACAGCGCAATTTGGAAATGTAGATCCTACTTTTGATGCTTGTAAACTAGCAGAAGGGGCTGGAGCCACTTTTATTGGTAGAGAATCTGTTCTTGATCCAAAGAAAATTGAAAAAGTTCTAGTCGAAGGATTTTCTCATAAAGGGTATTCTTTCTTTGATATTTTTTCAAACTGCCACATTAATCTTGGTAGAAAAAACAAGATGGGAGAAGCGGTTCTTAATCTAAATTGGATTGATAGCATGACCGTCTCTAAGAAAAAATTTGACGCGATGAGCGAAGAAGAAAAAGTGGGTAAATTCCCGATGGGTGTCTTGAAAAAAGATGATGATGCACTCGAGTATTGTGAAGCATACGCTAAAGTAATCGAAGCAGCACAAAACAAAACAAAAGTTCAGCTTTAA
- the pgsA gene encoding CDP-diacylglycerol--glycerol-3-phosphate 3-phosphatidyltransferase: MMLNLPNLLALIRVAMAPLMYWFLVDRDNTLFAGIHTSWLDYFAALLFVLASTTDFFDGFIARTWNQKTELGAILDPLADKMLVLAAFLGLMVLGRANPWAIYLILTREFFITGIRVASASKGFNVSASMAGKVKTVAQMIAIGFLMMNWPFDDTLLWISVLLTLYSGFEYVVAYIKAVNAS; encoded by the coding sequence ATGATGCTAAATCTTCCAAATCTTTTGGCTCTAATACGAGTCGCAATGGCCCCTTTGATGTATTGGTTCTTGGTTGATCGAGACAACACGCTATTTGCAGGAATCCATACATCTTGGCTTGATTATTTTGCCGCTTTGTTGTTTGTATTGGCAAGTACTACCGACTTTTTTGATGGCTTTATTGCTCGTACATGGAATCAAAAAACCGAACTGGGTGCCATCTTGGATCCACTAGCCGATAAGATGCTAGTACTGGCAGCCTTTTTAGGATTGATGGTGTTAGGACGTGCTAATCCTTGGGCCATCTATCTCATCTTGACACGAGAATTTTTCATCACGGGTATTCGCGTGGCCTCGGCAAGTAAGGGCTTTAATGTCTCCGCCTCGATGGCGGGGAAAGTCAAGACCGTGGCACAAATGATTGCCATTGGATTTTTGATGATGAACTGGCCTTTTGACGACACCCTATTGTGGATTTCTGTCTTATTGACCCTTTATTCTGGTTTTGAATATGTTGTCGCTTATATCAAAGCAGTTAACGCCTCATGA
- the rseP gene encoding RIP metalloprotease RseP, whose amino-acid sequence MSIITSLLVLSFLIFFHELGHFIAARFFGVAVEVFSIGFGRKVLTKKIGNTEYCLSMIPLGGYVQMKGQDDTDPTKISLDTDSYNTKKPWQRIIILFAGPFANFLLAFLLYIAIGNMGVTKLLPTIGAISKDSPALMGGLQKGDKIIAINHVPIQTWDELSNKIKNSQGILLFDIERQDKKQRIKIMPKVHTYKNMFGETLEKKMVGIAPIGAVTVLKLSFPQSINYAVDATKQATTMIVKSLQKLIEGVIPAKDLGGIVSIVQVTAEASKIGLVALFGLTALISVNLGVLNLLPIPALDGGHIMFNLYEMITKKAPSEKVLYYLTLTGWALLLSLMAFTIFNDIYRLIGAES is encoded by the coding sequence ATGAGTATTATTACTTCATTACTGGTCTTATCTTTTCTGATTTTTTTTCATGAACTTGGACACTTCATTGCCGCAAGATTTTTTGGTGTTGCCGTAGAAGTTTTCAGTATTGGCTTTGGACGAAAAGTCCTAACAAAAAAAATTGGGAATACGGAATATTGTCTCAGCATGATACCTCTAGGTGGCTATGTTCAGATGAAGGGACAAGATGACACTGACCCGACAAAGATAAGCTTGGATACAGACAGTTACAATACCAAAAAACCATGGCAGCGCATCATTATCCTTTTTGCGGGGCCTTTTGCAAATTTTCTTTTGGCATTTTTACTCTATATTGCTATTGGAAATATGGGGGTTACCAAACTCTTACCGACTATTGGAGCGATTAGCAAAGACTCACCCGCACTCATGGGTGGCTTACAAAAAGGTGATAAAATTATTGCTATCAATCACGTCCCGATACAAACGTGGGATGAATTAAGCAATAAAATCAAAAACAGCCAAGGTATCCTTCTATTTGATATTGAGCGTCAAGATAAAAAACAGCGCATTAAAATTATGCCAAAGGTCCATACTTACAAAAATATGTTTGGTGAAACTTTAGAGAAAAAAATGGTCGGTATCGCACCAATTGGTGCGGTTACTGTGTTAAAATTATCATTTCCACAAAGCATTAATTATGCTGTTGATGCGACCAAACAGGCCACAACTATGATCGTCAAGAGTTTACAAAAACTCATAGAAGGGGTCATCCCTGCCAAAGATTTAGGCGGCATTGTTTCAATCGTACAAGTCACAGCAGAGGCGAGTAAAATCGGACTGGTTGCACTTTTTGGATTGACCGCGTTGATTTCAGTGAATTTAGGCGTACTCAACCTACTTCCTATACCGGCACTCGATGGGGGTCATATCATGTTTAATCTCTATGAGATGATTACCAAAAAAGCGCCAAGTGAGAAGGTATTGTATTATTTGACCTTGACCGGTTGGGCTTTGTTGCTCTCACTGATGGCTTTTACTATTTTTAATGATATATATAGATTAATCGGAGCAGAATCATGA
- a CDS encoding NAD(P)H-dependent oxidoreductase codes for MNKILIINGHQYYKGIAEGNLTNTIITRVIETLEKKGFEIQQTAIDQHYDVKEELEKLDWADFIFFQYPVYWMGVPWVTKKYIDGVFSAGSGSVTYINDGRSRKDPNKRYGSGGLMTEKKYMLSLTYNCPRSEFDNKEGFFDGLSVDEANIAVHKLFQFCGAKPLETYSIHDIFKSGMDLERELSRLDTLLQKNFG; via the coding sequence ATGAACAAAATCCTGATTATCAACGGTCACCAATATTATAAAGGTATTGCGGAGGGAAATCTGACCAATACCATCATTACTCGTGTCATTGAAACCTTAGAAAAAAAAGGCTTTGAAATACAGCAAACGGCCATAGATCAACACTATGATGTCAAAGAAGAGCTCGAAAAACTGGATTGGGCTGATTTTATTTTTTTCCAGTATCCTGTCTATTGGATGGGTGTGCCTTGGGTCACAAAAAAATATATTGATGGAGTCTTTTCGGCAGGTTCAGGGAGTGTCACTTATATCAATGATGGACGAAGCAGAAAAGACCCAAACAAACGATACGGTAGTGGCGGATTGATGACAGAGAAAAAATATATGCTAAGTCTCACCTATAATTGTCCGAGAAGTGAATTTGACAATAAAGAGGGTTTTTTTGATGGCTTAAGTGTTGATGAGGCCAATATTGCCGTACATAAACTTTTTCAATTTTGTGGTGCCAAACCACTAGAGACATACTCTATTCATGATATATTTAAAAGTGGTATGGATTTGGAGCGTGAGTTATCAAGACTTGATACGCTACTTCAGAAAAATTTTGGATAA